A region from the Neurospora crassa OR74A linkage group V, whole genome shotgun sequence genome encodes:
- the gh76-2 gene encoding glycosylhydrolase family 76-2 protein → MLSPLPRLAAVALVGVDVANAAYSIATVADIKKTSADIAFDMMQYYKGNLTGQTPGILPGPPPAGDYYWWEAGAMWGALIDYWRFTGDASYNDVITQALLWQVGPGQDYMPLNVTASLGNDDQGFWGMTAMTAAENNFPNPPADQPQWLGLAQAVFNTQANPDRHDKTCNGGLRWQIPPLNNGYNYKNSIANGCFFNLGARLARYTGNKTYADWAETTWDWMRGVGLMDDNYSIHDGAHVETNCTDINNAQFSYNSGVFVLGAAHMYNYTDGSPVWKDRLDKLLNATLVRFFPDNIAFEPACEDQMSCTTDMLSFKGYVHRWLSITTQIAPYTAPVILPVLKTSAEAAVQTCTGEQNGRMCGFSWKKKKYDGSHGVGQQMNVLGAVSSLLIEQPGKAPVTNSTGGTSKGNPNAGSQSDSFTHDKPVTTADKAGAGIVTFLLAASTLGTFVWMGIGK, encoded by the exons atgctTTCGCCATTACCACGGCTTGCCGCCGTCGCCCTTGTTGGGGTTGACGTTGCCAATGCCGCCTATAGTATCGCGACAGTCG CCGACATCAAAAAGACATCAGCCGACATCGCATTCGACATGATGCAATACTACAAGGGCAACCTGACGGGACAAACACCAGGAATCCTCCCCGGCCCTCCTCCAGCCGGTGATTACTACTGGTGGGAAGCAGGCGCAATGTGGGGGGCTTTGATCGACTACTGGAGATTTACTGGCGACGCGTCATACAACGATGTTATCACCCAAGCTCTCCTCTGGCAGGTCGGCCCAGGACAGGACTACATGCCACTCAACGTGACCGCATCCCTAGGAAACGATGATCAGGGCTTCTGGGGAATGACGGCCATGACAGCCGCTGAAAACAATTTTCCTAATCCACCAGCCGATCAACCACAGTGGCTGGGCCTCGCCCAGGCTGTCTTCAACACACAAGCAAACCCCGATAGACACGATAAAACCTGCAATGGTGGCTTGCGCTGGCAGATTCCCCCGCTCAACAACGGATACAACTACAAGAACAGCATTGCCAATG GCTGTTTCTTCAACCTCGGCGCCAGACTGGCGCGCTACACCGGAAACAAGACATACGCCGACTGGGCCGAAACGACGTGGGACTGGATGAGGGGTGTCGGGCTCATGGACGACAATTACAGCATTCACGACGGCGCTCACGTTGAAACGAACTGCACCGACATCAACAATGCCCAGTTTTCCTACAACTCTGGCGTCTTTGTCCTCGGTGCCGCCCACATGTACAACTAT ACCGATGGCTCCCCCGTCTGGAAAGACCGCCTCGATAAGCTCCTCAACGCCACCCTCGTCCGCTTCTTCCCCGACAACATCGCCTTCGAGCCCGCCTGCGAAGACCAAATGAGCTGCACAACCGACATGCTCTCCTTCAAGGGCTACGTGCACCGCTGGCTGTCCATCACCACGCAAATCGCGCCGTATACGGCCCCCGTCATCCTGCCCGTGCTCAAGACCTCGGCCGAAGCCGCTGTCCAAACGTGCACCGGCGAACAAAACGGCCGCATGTGCGGGTTTagctggaagaagaagaagtacgaCGGCAGTCACGGGGTGGGTCAGCAGATGAATGTCCTGGGAGCGGTTTCGTCCTTGTTGATTGAACAACCCGGAAAGGCCCCGGTGACCAATAGTACCGGTGGAACCAGCAAGGGGAACCCGAATGCGGGGAGCCAGAGCGACAGCTTTACGCATGATAAACCGGTGACGACGGCGGATAAGGCGGGGGCGGGCATCGTGACGTTTTTGTTGGCGGCTTCGACGTTGGGCACGTTTGTGTGGATGGGCATTGGTAAATAG